The genomic window GTGAGCGAGGTACTGGAGTAGGGGGTTGAAAACTGGACTTATGGAAAATCAGCGAATACGAATCAGGTTGAAGGCCTACGATCATCGCATTCTGGATCAGTCGGCCAAGGAGATTGTGAATACTGCCCAACGAACGGGCGCCCGGGTATCCGGGCCGATTCCTCTGCCGACGAAGATCAGTCGTTTTACCGTGCTGCGTTCGCCGCACATCGACAAGAAGTCGCGGGAACAGTTTGAGATCCGGACCCATCTTCGACTGATGGACATACTGGATGCGCAGCCTCAGACCGTCGACGCCTTGATGCGACTGGACCTGCCGGCCGGGGTCGACGTGGAGATTAAGCTCTAAAAACAGCCATCAGCTATGAGCTTTCAGCTTACTGTTGATAGCTGACAGCTAAGAGCTCAGGGTCAATGACGATGAGTATCGGATTACTTGGTAAAAAGGTGGGCATGACTCACCTGTTTGACGATGCCGGAAACGCGGTTCCCGTGACGGTCATCGAGGCGGGACCATGCCCAATCGTTCAGAGGCGGACGACGGGGGCCGACGGCTACGAGGCGATTCAGATCGGCTACCGCGCTGAGCGGAAGACCAGGGCGGTGACGAAGCCGATGAAGGGGCACTTTGAAAAGGCCAAGGTAGCTCCTCAGAAGCACTTGCGGGAGTTCCGACTTGAGGCTCGCGATAGTTCGACATATACCGTCGGCCAGGTGCTGACGGTCGAGCTCTTCGAGCCTGGAGAAGAGGTCCAGGTTACCGGTGTAACGAAGGGCAAGGGTTTTCAGGGTGGGGTCAAACGGTGGGGTTATCTCGGCGGTCCGGAGACACACGGCTCAATGTTCCACCGAGCCCCCGGGTCGATCGGCGCATCATCGTTCCCGTCAAGGGTTTTCAAGGGACACCATATGCCCGGACGAATGGGTACGGATACGGCCAGCGTCAGGGGACTCAGGGTTGTCAAGGTCCTGCCTGAACAAAACCTGGTACTGGTGAAGGGTGCGATACCCGGACCGGCTGGCGGTCTGGTAACGATCTACAAGCGAGGCTAAGGCGATGTCGGTGATAGTCCAGGCAGTAGACGCGAACGGCGTCAAGACAGAGATGGCTTTGGGTGAGGCCGTGTTCGGTGCGCCCATCGCCGCACATCTCGTGCATAACGTCGTCAAGATGCAACTCGCAAACCGTCGTCAGGGAACGGCTTCCACTCGTACACGGTCGGACGTTCGCGGTGGCGGCAAGAAACCGTGGAAGCAAAAGGGGACCGGACGGGCACGATCGGGAACCCGACGCTCGCCGGTGTGGCGGGGTGGCGGAACGGTATTCGGTCCGCATCCGCGGAGTTACGGGTACGTCGTACCGCGTCAGGTACGGGCGGCCGCCCTTCGGGCTGCGCTCTCTGAGAAGGTTCGCGCCGGGCAGTTTGTGGTCGTTGATAGCCTGTTACTGGAAGAACCAAGCACCAAGGCCTTTAAGGCGCTCCTGGAGCGATTAGGAGTCCAGGGTCGCGCACTGATCGTGACCGAACAGGTTCAGCGAGAAGAGGCGACCGCCAAGTCCTGCCGGAATCTTCCTGGTCTGACCCTGTTATCGCTGGATGGGCTGAACGTATACGACATCCTGAGACATGATACCCTCGTGATGACCAGAGGCGCGCTCAGTGCAGTCGAAGAGGCGTGGAGGCCATGAAAGAGGTCTACCAGATCATTCGCCGTCCGCTCATTACCGAGAAGGGGACGGATTTACGGGACCGGACGAACCAGTACCTGTTCGAAGTAGCCCGAGACGCCAATAAGATCGAGATTAAACGTGCGATCGAATCGCTGTTTCGGGTTACGGTGCTGCATGTACGAACGCTGTCCGTCAAAGGGAAGCGAAAGCGACTAGGCCGTTTTGTCGGCCGCACCTCCGACTGGAAAAAGGCGGTGGCGTCCCTGAAAGAAGGGCAAACCATCGAGTTCTTTGAGGGGGCATAAATGCCGATTCGTGCGTATAATCCGACATCAGCAGGCCGGCGCTTCCAGACGGTTCTGGAGTATGCCGACGTTACGAAAGCCCTTCCGGAGAAGGCGCTGCTCCGACCGCTGAGAAAAAGCGGAGGTCGGAACAGCGCCGGCCGCCTCACAGTGCGGCATCGCGGAGGCGGCCACAAACGACAATATCGACTGATCGACTTTAAGCGCAATAAACTCGGGATTCCGGCTACGGTGGCGTCGATTGAGTACGATCCGAACCGATCGGCGCGTATCGCCCTTCTTCACTATGCCGATGGAGAGAAGCGATATATCGTCGGGCCGGTCGGACTTCAGGTCGGCGAGCGCGTGATGTCCGGTCCGGACGCCGAGATCAAGGTCGGTAACGCCCTACCCTTGCGCGTCATTCCGGTCGGGCTGACGCTTCATAATCTCGAACTGAAGCCCGGCAAGGGGGCTCAACTGGCGCGTAGCGCCGGATCGGGCGTCCAGTTTCTGGCCAAGGAGGGCGACTACGGCCTGGTGAAGCTGCCGTCCGGTGAGTTGAGACGAATTCGGTTGGATTGCATGGCCGTCATCGGCCAGGTCGGGAACCTGGACTACGAAAATGTATCGTTGGGAAAGGCCGGGCGGTCGCGTTGGCTTGGAATCAGGCCGGCCGTTCGCGGTGTCGCGATGAACCCTCATGATCACCCGCTGGGCGGCGGCGAGGGCAAGTCGTCCGGAGGTCGCCATCCCTGTAGTCCCTGGGGAAAATTAGAGCGAAAAACCAGAAAGAAGGGGAAACCCTCGGATCGCTTCATTGTAAAACGCCGAAAGTAGGAACGCGTATGAGGCGTCAGGGGGAAGGTGTCATTCGCTCTACTGAACGGAGGTTAGTGTGCCGCGTTCATTAAAGAAGGGTGCGTACGTCGACCCGAAGCTGCTCCGGAAGATCGAGGCGATGAATGAGGGCAGGGAGAAGAAGATCATCAAGTCCTGGTCCCGGCGCTCCGTTATTCTGCCTGAGTTTGTCGGCCATACGCTGGCGATTCATAACGGCAAGAAGTTTATCCCGATCTATATCAGTGAGAATATGGTTGGACATAAGCTGGGCGAGTTTTCTCCAACCCGAACCTTCCGTGGGCATGGGGCGCACACCGCGCGCTCCAGTGCACTCAAATAAAAGAGGATCGTCCCGATCATGGAATGTCGCGCAGTCGGCCGCTTCATAGGAATCCCGCCCCGCAAGGCGAGGCTTGTCGTAGACCTGATTCGCGGTCGCGGTATCAGTCAGGCTCTCGATACGATGCGGTACACGAAAAAGTATGCCGCCAGGGCGATCGAGAAGATTCTCAAATCGGCCCTGGCCAATGCCCAGCATAATCACGGAGCGAAGAATATTGATCGCCTGTACGTAAAGGAGGCCTTTGTCGATCAGGGCCCGACCATCAAGCGATTCCGGCCTCGTGCTATGGGACGGGCGAACCCGATCAAGAAGCGGAGCAGTCACATTACGATCGTGCTGAAGGAGAAAGAGGCTGCCCTGTGACCGAGCGGGCGCTGGAGATGCCGGATAGGCGGCTCTCTGCGAGGTTCGGTGAATAACGACGTGGCGGAGGTGTGATGGGACAGAAGGTACACCCTGTAGGATTTCGGCTTGGCCTCATTAAACCCTGGAGGTCCAGGTGGTTTGCCATGAAGGGCTATGCGGACGCCTTGCATGAAGATCTGAAATTCCGTCGCTTCATCAAGGAGCGGGTTTATCATGCCGGGGTGTCGGGAATCGACATCGAGCGCAAGGCCGATCAGATTCGAGTGGTCATCCACACCGCGCGCCCCGGGATCATCATCGGGAAAAAGGGATCCGAGGTTGATAAGCTGAAGGCCGCACTGGCGGGCATGACCAAGAAGCCGATCCAATTGGATATCGTCGAGGTACGAAGGGCGGAACTCGACGCGCAATTGATCGCCGAGCAGATTGCGTCGCAACTGATGCGACGAGTGGCCTTCAGGCGGGCGATGAAGAAAACCGTCCAATCGTCGATGCGGCTCGGGGCCCAGGGTGTGCAGATCGCCTGCGCCGGCCGGCTTGCCGGGGCGGAGATTGCCCGCCGGGAATGGTATCGTGAGGGGCGGATGCCGCTCAATACGTTGCGAGCCGACATCGACTACGGTTTTACGCAGGCCAAAACGACGTACGGACTGATCGGGGTCAAGTGCTGGGTCTACCATGGCGAGGCGGTGCCGGAGACGCTGGCGGCCAAACAGGAACGGGAGATGCCGCAAGCGCCTTCGCGGCGGCCCCGCGGGCCGAACCCCGCGCAGGGCTAGGAAACGGGCATGTTACTACCAAAGCGCGTCAAATTTCGAAAGCAACACCGCGGCAGGCGATCAGGAATCGCCATCGCCGGGTCGACGTTGGCGTTCGGTGAATACGGCCTGAAGGCGCTTGAGGCGGCGTGGATCACCAATCGCCAGATTGAGGCCGCCCGTCGGGCCATTACGCGCCATATCAAGAGGGGCGGCAAGGTGTGGATCCGGATCTTTCCCGATAAACCCATTACAAAGAAGCCCGCCGAGACGCGGATGGGTAAGGGAAAGGGAGCACCGGAAGGCTGGGTCGCAGTGGTCAAGCCCGGTCGCGTCCTCTGTGAGATGGAAGGGGTGACGGAGAGCACCGCCAAGGAGGCTATGCGTCTGGCCGCACATAAACTGCCCATTGCCACGCGGTTCGTATCGCGGACGATGGCGGTGAGTTGAGGGCGAGGATGGATGCGAAGGAGTTCCGTGGACTGAGCGCGGTGGAGTTGGAACACAAGCTCCGCGAGATCAGGGATGAACTGTTGAAGTTAAAGCTGCGCGCGGCGGTCACGCCGCTCGAAAACCCGGCCCGTATCCGTCAACTGCGTCGGGAGATCGCCGTCGGGGAGACGGTGCGGGGAGAGTCCATGCGCAAACAGGCAGCAGCAGCGGTGGAGCGAACGCCATGACCGAACAAAAAAAGCGGGGTCGTCGGAAAGCCCTGGTTGGGGTCGTGGTCAGCAATAAGATGCACAAGACGGTCGTCATTATGGTCGAGCGCCTTGTGCGTCACGGGGCCTACGGCAAGATGGTCCGTTGCCGGACCAGGTTCAAGGCCCACGACGAGGACAATCGGTGCGGGGTAGGCGACAGGGTTGCCATCATGGAGACGCGCCCTCTGAGCAAAGAGAAGCATTGGCGCGTCACAGAAATCCTGGAAAAGGCAGCTCTCTGAGCAACCACCCCCTAACCTCTAACCCCTGATCGAAGCGTGATAGGTGAAGAATCGTGATCGGCTTACGGACAATTATGGAGGTGGCCGATAATTCCGGCGCCAAGCGGATCTCTCTGATCAAGGTGCTGGGAGGATCCGGAAAGCGGTATGCCCGTCTGGGCGATGTGATCGTCGCGAATGTCAAGGAGGCGATCCCGGAAGGGTCGGTGAAGAAAGGCGATGTCGTGAAGGCGGTGGTGGTCAGGACGTCGAAAGAGCTGCGACGTCCGGACGGCTCATACATCAAATTTGATCGGAACGCTGCGGTGCTCCTCAACGAACAGAATAACCCGGTCGGGACGCGAATTTTCGGGCCGGTGGCCAGGGAGCTGCGTGAAGCGCGGTTTATGAAGATTATCTCCCTGGCGCCAGAGGTGGTCTGATAGGGGATAGCTAACGGCTGACGATGGTCAGCTCGGTCTGTGAGGGTATGATGGCGGTGGGACAGGGGCTTCCGATCAAGAAAAACGATCTGGTCGCCGTGATTGCCGGAAAAGACAAGGGCAAGCAGGGCAAGGTCGTGAGGGTGATTCCCAAGACCATGCGGGCTGTCGTGGAGAAAGTCAATATGGTGAAGCGCCACACCAAGCCGGGACATGGCTCCAAGCAGGGAGGGATCCTCGAGCGAGAGAATCCTATTCACGCGTCGAATCTGATGCTGGTGTGCAACAAGTGTGATCGTGCCGTGCGCGTCGGTTTCAGCCGACTCGCTGATGGTCGAAAGGTGCGGGTGTGCAAGAAGTGCGGCGAAGGCATCGAGTAGGGGAAGGATAATGACGCAAGGGGCGAAAACGAAGAGGACAGCGAAATCGGGCGCGACGGAATCCCGGACCGAGCCTCGTGCGATGCCGCGACTCCGCGAACGCTATCATGCGGTGATTGCACCCGCCCTGATGAAGCAATTCCGGCTGCAGAACATCTGGCAGGTGCCCCGCCCGTCGAAGGTCGTCATCAATATGGGACTCGGGGAGGCCGTGGCCAATGTCAAGGTGATCGACGCCGCCGTTGAGGAGCTCTCGGCTGTTACCGGGCAAAAGCCGGTTGTCACACGCGCCAAAAAATCAGAGGCCGGGTTCAAACTGCGGACCGGGGTTCCTATCGGCTGTAAGGTGACGCTGCGCGGGGATCGGATGTATGAGTTTCTCGATCGATTCGTCAATGTCGCGCTTCCGCGAATTCGGGACTTCCGCGGTGTTCCCGCCAAGTCGTTCGACGGTCGCGGTAATTATAATCTTGGGGTCAAAGAGCAGCTCATCTTTCCCGAGATCCAGTACGACAAGGTCGAGGCCGTCCGGGGTATGGATATCGCCATCGAGACGTCGGCCAAGACCGACGAACAGGCGCGTGCGCTCTTGGAGCATTTGGGATTTCCCTTTCAGAAGAGTTAATACAGAACAGCACTCAGCAATCAGTGTTCAGCAGCAAGCTGAGGGCTGACGGCTGACAGCTTGGGAGCCGAATATGGCGAAGACGTCGCTGATCGTAAAAAGTCAGCGTGAACCGAAATTCAAGGTGCGCCGGTATCACCGTTGTCGTATCTGTGGGCGACCGCGCGGCTACCTCAGGAAGTTCGAGATGTGCCGAATCTGTTTTCGAGATCTGGCGCTCAGAGGTGAGGTCCCCGGCGTCATTAAGGCCAGTTGGTAGGTGCGTACGCGCGCTCGAGACAGGGCGTAAGCATTTCTGAAAGAGACATCAAACGTTCAACGGAGAAGGTGGAGCTACTCGATTATGATGACCGATCCCATCGCTGACATGCTGACCAGGCTGAGGAACGCCAATGCAGCCGCCCATGACAAGGTTCATATCCCCATCTCCAGGGTCAAGGTTGAGATTGCCAAGGTCCTGCGGGCAGAGGGGTACATTAAGAACGTTAAGGTCCTCGACATCGACGGTCATCGAGTACTTCGGATTGACCTTCGATATGGTGCCGGCGACCAGCGGATCCTCAGCGGGCTTCAGCGGGTGAGCCGACCGGGGCTACGAGTGTATGCGACCTCGAGGCGGCTGCCGCGGGTCATGAACGGTCTGGGCGTGGCCATCCTGTCGACCTCGCAGGGAATCATGACAGGACGTTCAGCCAGAGAACGTGGTGTGGGCGGCGAGGTCCTCTGTTACGCGTGGTAAATGCGAGGTCGTCGGCCGGTCTGGTGACGGGGCGCCGCGGAACGACCAGAGCCCGCGCCGCGCGTGATTCTAAAGGAAACGGATAGGGTATGTCACGAATCGGAAAGAAGCCGATCCCGTTATCGGATCAGGTGAAGGTAGAGATTGCAGGGGGTCATATTGCGGTCCAGGGACCGAAGGGGAAGTTGTCGATGCGTCTCCACCCCTCGATGGGAGTGAGGGTGGAGGATAACCAGCTTCACTGTGTGCGACCCTCGGACAATAAACTGCATCGGTCGCTTCACGGTCTGACCCGGACGCTGATCGCCAATATGATCGAGGGCGTGACGAAGGGATTCGAAAAGAAACTGGAGATGGTTGGGGTCGGCTATCGGGCCTCGGTCCAGGGACGAAACCTTTCTCTGACGCTGGGGTATTCGCATCCGCTCATCTATCCTCTGCCTGAGGGGATCAATGTATCGGTGGAGGGCCAGAATCTCGTGACGATCTCCGGATCGGATAAACAACAGGTCGGTGCGGTTGCCGCCAAGCTTCGGAGTCTCAGGCCGCCTGAACCGTATAAGGGCAAGGGGGTCAAGTACGCGGGCGAGCGCATTCGTCGTAAGGCCGGAAAGGCCGGCGCATAGATGATCGCCCGCGTTTGTGGGAGGGGTTGAGTTGATCAGTCACGAAGCCAAACAGCAACGTCGGTTGCGTCGTCATCGCCGAATCAGGAAGCGCGTTGTCGGCAGCGCCGCCTGTCCGCGACTCTGCGTGTTCAGGAGCGCTCGTCATATTTATGCCCAGATCGTTGACGACGAGCAGGGCAAGACGCTCGCCGCCGCCTCCACCCTCTCGAAGGAGATTCGAGAAAAGGGTCGCGTGGGGAATAAGACGGCTGTCGCCCGGTTGGTCGGCGAGCTCCTGGGGAGCAAGGCGCTTGCGGCGCACATCTCACGGGTCGTATTCGATCGTGGCGGATTTAAATTTCACGGCCGCGTGAAGGCATTGGCCGACGGCCTTGGGGACAAGGGCGTGAAGATCTGATAGAGTTTTTAGTTTTGAGTGGTGAGTGCCTGAAAACTAAAAACTAACTGCACACTGGAAGAGAGAAGGAGAAGAGTTGAAGCCGATTAAAGCTGACTCGCTGAACCTGGCCGAGCGTATCGTCCACATTAACCGGGTCGCGAAGGTGGTTAAAGGGGGACGACGGTTCACCTTCAGCGCCCTTGTCGTGGTGGGCGATCAGAGCGGACACGTCGGCATCGGACTGGGCAAAGCGCACGAGGTGCCGGAGGCGATTCGAAAGGGGATCGAGGCAGCGAAGAAGGATTTGGTCGGTATCGCGCTGATGCAGACGAGCATTCCTCACGAGGTCGTGGGACGGTTCGGGTCGAGTCGGGTTATGCTGAGGCCGGCCTCGCAAGGCACCGGGGTTGTCGCGGGCAGAGCGGCTCGTGCCGTGTTGGAGGCCGCCGGCGTTCGTGATGTCCTGTCGAAATCACTGGGATCCGATAACCCTCACAACGTCGTGAAGGCGACATTGAGGGGGCTTCAGTCGCTTCGCGCGCCTGAAGACGTCGTGCGTACGCGAGGCATACGTCAGGAAGGGCTGGCTGCCCAAGGGGCATAGGATGGATAAAGGTTTGCGAATTATCCTGCGGAAAAGCAAGATCGGCCACCCGGCGCACCAGGGTCGGGTGCTGAGCGGGCTGGGGTTGCGTCGAATCAATCAGTCTGTGGTTCGCGCCGACACCCCGATCATTCGGGGGATGATCAGGAAGGTGGTCCACCTAGTGGATGTGCAGCAGGTTGAAAGCGAGGAGAGGGGATGAGGCTGCACGAGTTAAAGCCGCCGGCGGGGGCGACCAGACGCCGAAAGCGTGTCGGCCGTGGAACCGGCTCCGGCCACGGCAAGACATCCGGTAGGGGTGAAAAGGGGCAGAAGGCGCGATCTGGCGCTCATATCCACCCATGGTTCGAAGGCGGGCAGCTCCCGCTGCATCGCCGTGTCCCAAAGCGGGGTTTTACCAATCGATTTAAGAAGGTCTACGCGACCGTGAACGTGAAAGATCTCGAGCGCTTTGAGGCCGGAACACACGTGACCCCCGGGCTGTTGCAAGAGAGACGGCTGATCAAGGATCTGGGGGCGGGGCTCAAGGTGCTGGCCGAAGGGACACTCAGCAAACCTCTTAGCGTTGCCGCCCATAAGTTCTCCAAGCGATCGATCGAGAAGATCGTCGCCAGCGGTGGAAAGGTCGAGGTCATCGCCTGATGGATGGCGTCGGCAATATCTTCAGAGTTCCCGAGCTCAAGAAGCGAATCATCTTCACCGCCCTCGCGCTGATTGCATACCGGATCGGATCCCACATTCCGACGCCCGGCATCGATGCGCACGCGTTGTCGTCATTTTTTCAGCAGGCCGGCGGAACGCTCCTCGGCTTCTTCGACCTCTTCTCCGGCGGTGCGCTGCGGCGACTCAGCATCCTTGCGCTGGGCATCATGCCGTATATCAGCTCGTCGATCATCCTCCAGCTCCTTGCCGTGGTCTTTCCTCCGTTGGAGAAGCTGAGCAAAGAGGGGGAGCAGGGGCGAAAGAAGATCTCTCAATATACGCGCTACGGCACTGTCTTGCTGGCGGCGATTCAGGCGATGGGGATCGCCATCGGTCTTGAAAGTATGCAAAGTCCGATCGGCGAGCAGATCGTGATGAATCCCGGGATCGGCTTTCGCCTGTTGACCACGATCACGCTGACTACCGGCGCGATCTTCCTCATGTGGCTGGGCGAGCAGATCACCGAGCGGGGGATCGGCAACGGAATCTCACTTCTCATCTTTGCCGGCATCATCGTCCGGGTTCCCGAGGCGATTGTGAACACCTGGCGGCTGCTGACGACGGGCGAGCTGAATGTCGTATCGTTGCTGCTTGTGCTGATCGTGATGGTGCTCGTGGTGGCCGGCGTCATTATCATGACCCTCGGCCAGAGGCCGATTGCTGTACAGTATGCCAAACGGGTGGTCGGCCGTCGAATCTACGGGGGTCAGAGCACGCATATCCCGCTACGGATCAACACGGCCGGGGTCATCCCGGTGATCTTTGCGGCCTCCATCATCGTATTTCCCGCGACCATCGCCCAATTTTTCAATCATCCCTGGATGCAGGCGATCGCCCGGGCGCTTTCCCCGGCGACCATCCTCTACACCGTGCTGTATGCGGTTGCCATTATCTTCTTTACCTATTTTTATACGGCGATTGTCTTTAATCCCACCGACGTTGCTGATAATATGAGAAAGTATGGGGGATTTATCCCTGGGATCCGTCCGGGTGCTAGGACAGCGGAATTTATCGAAAAGGTGCTGGATAGGATCACGCTGGTGGGGGCCATCTATCTGACGCTCATCTCCATTCTTCCGGAACTGTTGATTACAACGATGAACGTCCCCTTCTTCTTTGGCGGCACCTCCCTCTTGATCGTCGTTGGTGTTGCACTGGATACCGTACAGCAGGTGGAGTCGCACCTGCTCATGCGAAACTATGAGGGATTTCTCAAGAAGACTCGAATTAAGGGCAGGCTGGGGTAGTCGGCCATGCGGCTTGTCCTCCTGGGACCGCCGGGCGCTGGCAAGGGGACACAAGCCAGGCTGCTGACGGCCAAGTGTGACGCCGTGCACGTCTCTGCCGGCGATCTCCTGCGGCAAGCCGTTGATGATGGCTCAGAATTGGGCCGGACGGCGAAGTCGATTATGGCGCGGGGAGCGCTCGTCCCTGACGGTATCGTCATCGGGATCATCGAAGAGCGGTTGAAGAGGCGGGATTGCGCGAGCGGTTACATCCTGGATGGGTTTCCCAGAACGCTGCGACAGGCTGAGGCGCTGTCAGAGGTTCTTGCGCTGCTGCGCGCGCCGCTCGATTGGGTCATCAGCATGGAGGTATCCGAGGATGACTTGGTCAGACGGCTTGCCGGCCGTCGAATTTGTCGGACCTGTGGGTCGATGTTCCACGTTGATACACGGCCGCCGGTGCGGTCCGGGTTGTGCGACCATTGTGGGGGGCCGCTCTTTCAACGGGACGACGACAGGGAGGATACGATCCGTCATCGACTCAGGGTCCACCGGGAGCAGACCGAGCCGCTGATTGCCTATTACGAGAAGTTAGGGCTACTGAGACGCATCGACGGTCATGGGACGATTGAGGAGATCGCTCAGCGCATCGATCAGGTCCTGGGGATTCGGTAGTACGGCGATGATGATCCTGAAGGCCCCGTGGGAAATCGATCTGATGCGGAAGAGCAGTCGGATCGTCGCCGAAACGTTGAGCAGGCTGACGGCACTGATAGAGCCGGGACTGACGACCCTCGAGTTGGATCGGTTTGCAGAGGCGTATATCCTGAGGCGAGGGGGAAAGCCGGCGTTTAAGGGCTATCGCGGCTATCCCTATACGCTCTGCGCGTCCGTCAATGAGCAGGTGGTGCACGCGTTCCCGTCGGCGAGGCGGCTGAAGGAGGGTGATATTATAAGCCTGGATCTGGGAGTGGTCGTTGATGGGTATTACGGGGATGCTGCCGTGACGGTTCCTGTGGGACGGGTATCCGCAGAGGCCGAGCGTTTGATCGCGGCAACTCGAGGCGCGCTGACGAGGGCGACGGCGGTCGTACGGTCCGGCAATCACCTCTCGGATATCTCGCATACCGTACAGTCTACGCTCGAGGCCCAGGGCTTTTCGGTTGTTCGCCTGTTTGTTGGTCACGGGATCGGCCGGTCGCTACACGAGGAACCGCAGATCCCGAACTTCGGACCGCCGGCCCAAGGCCCTGTCCTGAAACCCGGGTTGGTGCTTGCCATTGAGCCGATGGCGAATGTCGGGACCTCGGATGTGATGATCCTTGATGATCACTGGACGGCCATCACATGCGACCGGTCGCTGTCGGCCCATTTCGAGCATACTGTTGCGCTCACCGAGGCTGGCGCGCAGGTGTTGACCGACTTCGCCGAATACGAGGCCGTTGAAGGTGCGGGTCGCTGATGCCGAAGGAAGAGGCGATTGAGGTTGAGGGGACCGTTATCGAGCCTTTGCCGAATGCGATGTTTCGGGTAGAGCTGGAAACGGGACACAAGGTGTTGGCGCATATCTCCGGTAAGATGCGCATGCATTTTATTCGAATACTGCCGGGAGACAAGGTTATCGTGGAGCTCTCTCCATACGACCTGACTCGAGGGCGGATCATTTACCGCTATAAGTAAGGTGTGAGCGGAGGGTGGGAGGCGGGGCGCGATGAAGGTTCGAGCATCAGTCAAACCGATCTGTGAGAAGTGCAAGATCGTCCGACGTAAGAGGGTGCTACGGGTTGTGTGTGAAAATCCGCGGCACAAACAACGACAAGGATAGCTGGTTTTCGGGCAGCCTTTCGCTGTGAGCTGTCAGCTGAAAGCTGTTGTTGAGGACACGTATGGCACGTATCGC from Candidatus Methylomirabilota bacterium includes these protein-coding regions:
- a CDS encoding 30S ribosomal protein S10, which produces MENQRIRIRLKAYDHRILDQSAKEIVNTAQRTGARVSGPIPLPTKISRFTVLRSPHIDKKSREQFEIRTHLRLMDILDAQPQTVDALMRLDLPAGVDVEIKL
- a CDS encoding 50S ribosomal protein L3, translated to MSIGLLGKKVGMTHLFDDAGNAVPVTVIEAGPCPIVQRRTTGADGYEAIQIGYRAERKTRAVTKPMKGHFEKAKVAPQKHLREFRLEARDSSTYTVGQVLTVELFEPGEEVQVTGVTKGKGFQGGVKRWGYLGGPETHGSMFHRAPGSIGASSFPSRVFKGHHMPGRMGTDTASVRGLRVVKVLPEQNLVLVKGAIPGPAGGLVTIYKRG
- a CDS encoding 50S ribosomal protein L4, with product MSVIVQAVDANGVKTEMALGEAVFGAPIAAHLVHNVVKMQLANRRQGTASTRTRSDVRGGGKKPWKQKGTGRARSGTRRSPVWRGGGTVFGPHPRSYGYVVPRQVRAAALRAALSEKVRAGQFVVVDSLLLEEPSTKAFKALLERLGVQGRALIVTEQVQREEATAKSCRNLPGLTLLSLDGLNVYDILRHDTLVMTRGALSAVEEAWRP
- a CDS encoding 50S ribosomal protein L23, encoding MKEVYQIIRRPLITEKGTDLRDRTNQYLFEVARDANKIEIKRAIESLFRVTVLHVRTLSVKGKRKRLGRFVGRTSDWKKAVASLKEGQTIEFFEGA
- a CDS encoding 50S ribosomal protein L2, with the protein product MPIRAYNPTSAGRRFQTVLEYADVTKALPEKALLRPLRKSGGRNSAGRLTVRHRGGGHKRQYRLIDFKRNKLGIPATVASIEYDPNRSARIALLHYADGEKRYIVGPVGLQVGERVMSGPDAEIKVGNALPLRVIPVGLTLHNLELKPGKGAQLARSAGSGVQFLAKEGDYGLVKLPSGELRRIRLDCMAVIGQVGNLDYENVSLGKAGRSRWLGIRPAVRGVAMNPHDHPLGGGEGKSSGGRHPCSPWGKLERKTRKKGKPSDRFIVKRRK
- a CDS encoding 30S ribosomal protein S19, whose amino-acid sequence is MPRSLKKGAYVDPKLLRKIEAMNEGREKKIIKSWSRRSVILPEFVGHTLAIHNGKKFIPIYISENMVGHKLGEFSPTRTFRGHGAHTARSSALK
- a CDS encoding 50S ribosomal protein L22; amino-acid sequence: MECRAVGRFIGIPPRKARLVVDLIRGRGISQALDTMRYTKKYAARAIEKILKSALANAQHNHGAKNIDRLYVKEAFVDQGPTIKRFRPRAMGRANPIKKRSSHITIVLKEKEAAL
- a CDS encoding 30S ribosomal protein S3, with protein sequence MGQKVHPVGFRLGLIKPWRSRWFAMKGYADALHEDLKFRRFIKERVYHAGVSGIDIERKADQIRVVIHTARPGIIIGKKGSEVDKLKAALAGMTKKPIQLDIVEVRRAELDAQLIAEQIASQLMRRVAFRRAMKKTVQSSMRLGAQGVQIACAGRLAGAEIARREWYREGRMPLNTLRADIDYGFTQAKTTYGLIGVKCWVYHGEAVPETLAAKQEREMPQAPSRRPRGPNPAQG
- a CDS encoding 50S ribosomal protein L16, with product MLLPKRVKFRKQHRGRRSGIAIAGSTLAFGEYGLKALEAAWITNRQIEAARRAITRHIKRGGKVWIRIFPDKPITKKPAETRMGKGKGAPEGWVAVVKPGRVLCEMEGVTESTAKEAMRLAAHKLPIATRFVSRTMAVS
- the rpmC gene encoding 50S ribosomal protein L29 — encoded protein: MDAKEFRGLSAVELEHKLREIRDELLKLKLRAAVTPLENPARIRQLRREIAVGETVRGESMRKQAAAAVERTP
- a CDS encoding 30S ribosomal protein S17 → MTEQKKRGRRKALVGVVVSNKMHKTVVIMVERLVRHGAYGKMVRCRTRFKAHDEDNRCGVGDRVAIMETRPLSKEKHWRVTEILEKAAL
- a CDS encoding 50S ribosomal protein L14; translation: MIGLRTIMEVADNSGAKRISLIKVLGGSGKRYARLGDVIVANVKEAIPEGSVKKGDVVKAVVVRTSKELRRPDGSYIKFDRNAAVLLNEQNNPVGTRIFGPVARELREARFMKIISLAPEVV
- a CDS encoding 50S ribosomal protein L24, with the translated sequence MMAVGQGLPIKKNDLVAVIAGKDKGKQGKVVRVIPKTMRAVVEKVNMVKRHTKPGHGSKQGGILERENPIHASNLMLVCNKCDRAVRVGFSRLADGRKVRVCKKCGEGIE
- a CDS encoding 50S ribosomal protein L5; the encoded protein is MPRLRERYHAVIAPALMKQFRLQNIWQVPRPSKVVINMGLGEAVANVKVIDAAVEELSAVTGQKPVVTRAKKSEAGFKLRTGVPIGCKVTLRGDRMYEFLDRFVNVALPRIRDFRGVPAKSFDGRGNYNLGVKEQLIFPEIQYDKVEAVRGMDIAIETSAKTDEQARALLEHLGFPFQKS
- a CDS encoding type Z 30S ribosomal protein S14, with the protein product MAKTSLIVKSQREPKFKVRRYHRCRICGRPRGYLRKFEMCRICFRDLALRGEVPGVIKASW
- a CDS encoding 30S ribosomal protein S8, encoding MMTDPIADMLTRLRNANAAAHDKVHIPISRVKVEIAKVLRAEGYIKNVKVLDIDGHRVLRIDLRYGAGDQRILSGLQRVSRPGLRVYATSRRLPRVMNGLGVAILSTSQGIMTGRSARERGVGGEVLCYAW